Within Oncorhynchus keta strain PuntledgeMale-10-30-2019 chromosome 30, Oket_V2, whole genome shotgun sequence, the genomic segment ACTCAGGTAACCACGGGATACCATTCTGTTTGATAGGCAATTCCTCAATATGGTTAGTGAGTAAGGCTGGCTGTTGTTGACCCAACATATCTTTACTACTTTTATGCTAAGGAATGACTAATGACATTCAAAATTTTGGCTAGAATGCCTGTTTAAAATGCATTCATTTGACCCTTTTAAAGTCCCCTTTTCAAAATACATGCTAGGCTGTGACACTTCTGTTAAATTACATCTTGGGTTGTATTTCCGCACGTATTCTGAGTGTAAGTGCAGTCGTCTGACTGGTAGGTTTGTCCCTGTCTAGGTATTACTACCAGCGGGGGATCTTAGCAAAGGTGGAGGGTCAGAGACTGGCTTACCAGTTTAAAGACATGCCCAAGAACATCAGGGTGATCGACGACGGGGATGAAGAGGGCGAGGAGGGTGAGGGGGAACCCTCTGAGGACCACCGGGCGGTCCAGACCCTGACCCTTGACCCTGCCACCTCCACCCAGACAAAGCAGAGCTACGTCACTGTCGTCCCCGCTGCGTCCGGCAACAGGTGAAGCATGATTAGTCATGAAATAATTAtgcattctctctctgtgtacatctTCATACAAATGCACAGTGAACTCATTTGGAAGGTTCATGAATAAATCTGTTTTTGTTTCTGTCTGATGTACAGGACCATGCGTTTGGCCATGCCCATGGTCATGACGACGACGCTGGGTCAGATGACCATCAACTCCTCCACCGTCTTCACCACCCAGGCTCCCATCAACCTGGGCAACGCCCACGCCAGCGGGCCCAAGCTGGTGATCCAGACCCTGCCCACCATGATGCCCTCCGGGGCCAAGAGCGGAGAGAagatcaccatcatcaccatcccGGCGGCCCAGCTAGCTCAGCTAACGCAGGGCAACCTCTCAGCCCAGCTCTCAGGCCAGCTAGCTCAGCTCATACAGACCAAACCAGTCACCCAGCTCATACAGGCCAAACCAGTCACCCAGCTCGTGCAGGCCAAACCAGTCACCCAGCTCATACAGGCCAAACCAGTCACCCAGCTCCTGCAGGCTAAACCCGCCACGCTCCAGATAATGCAGAAACCAGCCCCTCCGCTCATACTAGCAAAGCATGTGAGACAGCCCCCCAACCAGCAGCCACCTGCGGCCTCCCCTGTAGGTATACCacagccccctccctccactgccaTCACCACCCCTGTACCAACCCCCACTACACCTCCTGTAAAAGAGGCCATCTCACCCCCCACAGCCCTCCCAGAGTCCACCCCATCCCCTCCTTCAGCGAGCACGGAGCCCTCCCAGTCCAGCCCGGAGGACCCCTCTGCCTCGGAGTCGGCACAGAACCCAGTGGCCCCTGAATCTTGAGAACTTGAGGCCCGAGAGCTACTGACTCCATATTGACACTGTTTGAAGTGGAGTCTTCACTTCCCATCCTTCTCTCACTGGGCAGTGGAGCTGTTGGACCATATAGAGTAGGAGAGCTCTGAACTGGACCTCAGTTGGAGCGCCTAGCTACCAGGAAGCTAGTCTTCAAACTGGAGCTGTAGTGACC encodes:
- the LOC118363484 gene encoding ETS-related transcription factor Elf-2-like isoform X2, giving the protein MTSVVVADGGGNMVEYVTVMEETEQSEEGEVVQEIVETVIGEDGEEYPAVVVEEVPSAQVEQCYAAQVLVYDDGTYLMQDVGDEQEVVTEVVETEVSSHGGTMCFDKTFEAAEALLHMDSPSSFHGDRNNTVEDVMMETVVEVSTECEPMEEDSFPIPPDYEPPSAKKKKGGRKSKTQQPQPDTNCAIDLGIRKRPREGKGSTTYLWEFLLDLLQDKNTCPRYIKWMQRDKGIFKLVDSKAVSKLWGKHKNKPDMNYETMGRALRYYYQRGILAKVEGQRLAYQFKDMPKNIRVIDDGDEEGEEGEGEPSEDHRAVQTLTLDPATSTQTKQSYVTVVPAASGNRTMRLAMPMVMTTTLGQMTINSSTVFTTQAPINLGNAHASGPKLVIQTLPTMMPSGAKSGEKITIITIPAAQLAQLTQGNLSAQLSGQLAQLIQTKPVTQLIQAKPVTQLVQAKPVTQLIQAKPVTQLLQAKPATLQIMQKPAPPLILAKHVRQPPNQQPPAASPVGIPQPPPSTAITTPVPTPTTPPVKEAISPPTALPESTPSPPSASTEPSQSSPEDPSASESAQNPVAPES
- the LOC118363484 gene encoding ETS-related transcription factor Elf-2-like isoform X1; the encoded protein is MTSVVVADGGGNMVEYVTVMEETEQSEEGEVVQEIVETVIGEDGEEYPAVVVEEVPSAQVEQCYAAQVLVYDDGTYLMQDVGDEQEVVTEVVETVEVSSHGGTMCFDKTFEAAEALLHMDSPSSFHGDRNNTVEDVMMETVVEVSTECEPMEEDSFPIPPDYEPPSAKKKKGGRKSKTQQPQPDTNCAIDLGIRKRPREGKGSTTYLWEFLLDLLQDKNTCPRYIKWMQRDKGIFKLVDSKAVSKLWGKHKNKPDMNYETMGRALRYYYQRGILAKVEGQRLAYQFKDMPKNIRVIDDGDEEGEEGEGEPSEDHRAVQTLTLDPATSTQTKQSYVTVVPAASGNRTMRLAMPMVMTTTLGQMTINSSTVFTTQAPINLGNAHASGPKLVIQTLPTMMPSGAKSGEKITIITIPAAQLAQLTQGNLSAQLSGQLAQLIQTKPVTQLIQAKPVTQLVQAKPVTQLIQAKPVTQLLQAKPATLQIMQKPAPPLILAKHVRQPPNQQPPAASPVGIPQPPPSTAITTPVPTPTTPPVKEAISPPTALPESTPSPPSASTEPSQSSPEDPSASESAQNPVAPES